Proteins found in one Quercus robur chromosome 2, dhQueRobu3.1, whole genome shotgun sequence genomic segment:
- the LOC126710647 gene encoding thioredoxin-like 4, chloroplastic: MQRQSICYCKAYFGFGKNPNGHLDSRFPCIVPSFLHDRSKVRLCLIRAKIPSTIKTLDTFQAERIRVAEGYQGELSDEDDDLCPAECVREFKTDEELSRVLEKAKETDSLVVVDFYRPSCGSCKYIEQGFGKLCRGSGDQDAPVIFLKHNVIDEYDEQSEVADRLRIKSVPLFHFYKDGVLLEAFPTRDKERITAAIRKYTSPAS; this comes from the exons ATGCAAAGGCAGAGTATTTGTTATTGCAAGGCATATTTTGGTTTTGGAAAAAATCCTAATGGACACCTTGATTCTAGATTTCCCTGTATAGTTCCCAGCTTTCTTCATGATAGAAGTAAGGTTAGATTGTGTCTCATTAGGGCTAAAATCCCATCTACTATTAAAACTTTGGACACATTCCAAGCTGAGAGAATCAGAGTGGCTGAGGGGTATCAGGGAGAACTGtcagatgaagatgatgatctctgtcctgCTGAATGTGTAAGAGAATTTAAGACCGATGAGGAACTATCCAGAGTTCTTGAAAAGGCTAAAGAAACAGATTCTTTAGTTGTGGTAGATTTTTATCGCCCTTCTTGTGGAAGTTGCAAGTACATAGAGCAAGGATTTGGAAAATTATGCAGGGGATCTGGCGATCAAGATGCTCCAGTAATCTTCTTAAAGCACAAT GTAATTGATGAGTATGATGAGCAATCTGAGGTTGCGGATCGACTTAGAATCAAG TCAGTGCCCCTCTTCCATTTCTATAAAGATGGGGTCCTCCTGGAAGCATTCCCAACCAGAGACAAAGAAAGGATTACTGCAGCCATTCGTAAATACACATCTCCTGCATCTTAA
- the LOC126693714 gene encoding uncharacterized protein LOC126693714: MAEEVINSLENMKLTTEEEEVIAISEEGRQEEIESCVLSLIGKLLTCKPFNKKAAQNTLRRAWGLNEELQIIEVGANLFQFKFRSEFEMERVWKGGPWTFDNQVLMLRKWQSRMTAKNVQFEAVPLWVQIWDAPFDMACPRVAREVGNRLGVVEEVERRQRQNQ, encoded by the coding sequence ATGGCGGAGGAAGTCATCAATAGTTTGGAAAATATGAAGCTGActacagaagaagaagaggttATTGCTATTTCAGAGGAGGGTCGTCAGGAAGAAATTGAAAGTTGTGTGCTAAGTCTAATCGGGAAACTCCTTACGTGTAAGCCGTTTAACAAGAAAGCAGCTCAGAATACGTTGAGAAGAGCTTGGGGGCTGAATGAGGAGCTGCAAATTATCGAGGTGGGGGCAAACCTATTCCAATTTAAATTCAGATCAGAGTTTGAGATGGAGCGGGTATGGAAAGGCGGGCCGTGGACATTTGATAATCAAGTTTTAATGTTGCGTAAATGGCAATCAAGGATGACAGCAAAGAATGTTCAGTTTGAAGCAGTCCCTCTATGGGTGCAAATTTGGGATGCTCCATTTGATATGGCATGTCCCAGAGTTGCGAGAGAGGTGGGGAATAGATTGGGTGTAGTGGAAGAGGTCGAACGAAGACAGAGGCAAAACCAGTAG
- the LOC126710673 gene encoding sterol carrier protein 2 has protein sequence MSTNQELKSDALMELMKQHLASDAGKQLTKKINLVYQINIAPKKIGFNEVVYTVDLKKGEVTKGPYEGGKPDATFSFKDDDFVKVALGKMNPQIAFMRGAMKIKGSLSAAQKFTPDIFPKPSKM, from the exons ATGTCTACCAATCAAGAGCTAAAGTCCGATGCTTTGATGGAACTGATGAAACAACACCTGGCTTCTGATGCCGGTAAACAACTCACTAAGAAAATCAACCTCGTTTATCAGATCAACATCGCTCCTAAG AAAATTGGATTCAATGAGGTTGTTTATACCGTTGATCTGAAGAAAGGAGAGGTCACCAAAG GGCCATATGAAGGAGGAAAGCCAGATGCCACGTTTTCCTTCAAGGATGACGATTTTGTTAAGGTTGCCTTGGGGAAGATGAATCCTCAAATTGCTTTCATGAG GGGTGCAATGAAAATCAAGGGTAGTCTGAGTGCAGCGCAGAAATTCACTCCTGACATTTTCCCCAAGCCTTCGAAGATGTGA